The Bradyrhizobium sp. WBAH42 genome includes a window with the following:
- a CDS encoding aminoglycoside phosphotransferase family protein, with amino-acid sequence MSEPDISVQDAVSIGSRLAGAQVAAAQPARSGGNNRVFRLEMAKGPPLALKHYPSDGRDRLGQEYDALTFLSRHGITSTPRPVAKDPAAFCALYQWFDGDAAVLHPRHDDADQLADFLIALQRLRDAEGAQTLRNASASIFSPEAAIAQYEQRLDGLRRASDDDPDLRAFMDGSLVPTTAVAIRQLRRRYAELSLDPAADLAPAHRALSPSDFGLHNALRADDGKLRFIDFEYFGWDDPVKLVSDTAIHPGSGLPDADANRLIERLSQAFAVGDDAFAIRLDVLYPVFGAIWCLIVLNAYLPESRSRRALAAQGGDLTVRLAGQLDKARRLHQTICQRDPDLTPR; translated from the coding sequence ATGAGCGAGCCGGACATCAGCGTACAGGATGCGGTCTCGATCGGCAGTCGTCTCGCCGGGGCGCAGGTCGCGGCCGCGCAACCGGCGCGGTCCGGCGGCAACAACCGGGTGTTCCGGCTGGAGATGGCGAAAGGTCCGCCCCTCGCCCTCAAGCACTACCCGTCCGACGGACGTGATCGCCTGGGACAGGAATATGACGCGCTCACGTTTCTCTCGCGCCACGGCATCACGTCGACACCGCGGCCGGTCGCGAAGGATCCGGCGGCGTTCTGCGCGCTGTATCAATGGTTCGACGGTGACGCCGCGGTCCTGCATCCCCGGCACGACGACGCCGACCAGCTGGCCGATTTCCTGATCGCGCTGCAAAGACTGCGCGATGCTGAAGGCGCGCAGACTTTGCGGAACGCATCGGCCAGCATCTTTTCGCCCGAGGCGGCCATCGCCCAGTACGAGCAACGCCTCGACGGCCTGCGGCGGGCCTCGGATGATGATCCGGACCTGCGTGCGTTCATGGACGGCAGCCTCGTTCCCACCACTGCCGTCGCAATCCGGCAACTCCGTAGGCGCTATGCGGAACTGAGCCTCGATCCCGCCGCGGACCTTGCGCCCGCTCATCGCGCATTAAGCCCGTCGGATTTCGGACTGCACAACGCGCTGCGCGCCGACGACGGCAAATTGCGCTTCATCGACTTCGAGTATTTCGGCTGGGACGACCCGGTCAAGCTCGTGTCCGACACCGCGATTCACCCCGGCAGCGGTCTGCCCGACGCCGACGCGAACCGATTGATCGAGCGGCTCTCCCAGGCCTTCGCGGTTGGGGATGACGCGTTTGCGATCCGTCTTGACGTACTGTATCCTGTGTTCGGGGCGATTTGGTGCCTGATTGTCCTGAATGCCTATTTGCCGGAAAGCCGCTCCCGGCGCGCCCTGGCTGCGCAAGGTGGCGATCTGACGGTCCGCCTTGCCGGCCAGCTCGACAAAGCCCGCCGGCTCCATCAAACGATTTGCCAACGTGATCCAGATCTCACCCCACGCTGA
- a CDS encoding transketolase yields the protein MIQISPHAEAALTCTLDERSLYLRRLVLGSVRSAGRGHVGPALSLIEMVRVLYDDVLRIDPQNPGDPDRDRAILSKGHGCLALYALLADRGFFPLAELEGFCGSDSILGGHPEYGMVPGVEASTGALGHGLSIGVGLALAARMRERSYRTFVLLGDGEINEGSVWEAAMGAAKHGLDNLVALIDYNKLQSYGPTDYVLPLEPLADKWRSFGFAVQEVNGHDVGALRTVLKQVPAVAGKPSAIICHTVKGKGLPAAESNADWHHKNKLTDSELDAIRVAVGDF from the coding sequence GTGATCCAGATCTCACCCCACGCTGAAGCTGCTCTCACCTGCACGCTGGACGAGCGCAGCCTGTATTTGCGCCGCCTGGTCCTCGGTTCGGTCCGTTCCGCGGGACGCGGCCATGTCGGGCCTGCCCTGTCGCTGATCGAGATGGTCCGCGTGCTTTACGACGATGTGCTGCGGATCGACCCGCAGAACCCGGGCGATCCCGATCGCGACCGCGCCATCCTCAGCAAGGGACATGGTTGTCTGGCGCTCTACGCGCTATTGGCCGACCGCGGCTTCTTCCCGCTGGCGGAGCTGGAGGGCTTTTGCGGCTCCGACAGCATTTTGGGCGGGCATCCCGAATACGGCATGGTGCCCGGCGTCGAGGCCTCGACCGGCGCACTCGGACACGGTCTGTCGATCGGCGTCGGCCTTGCGCTTGCCGCCCGCATGCGCGAGCGCAGCTACCGGACCTTCGTGCTGCTCGGCGACGGCGAGATCAACGAGGGATCGGTGTGGGAAGCTGCGATGGGCGCGGCCAAGCACGGCCTGGACAATCTGGTCGCGCTGATCGACTACAACAAGCTGCAGAGCTACGGCCCCACCGACTACGTGCTGCCGCTGGAGCCGCTCGCGGACAAATGGCGCAGCTTCGGCTTCGCAGTGCAGGAGGTCAACGGCCACGACGTCGGCGCGCTGCGCACGGTGCTGAAGCAGGTCCCGGCCGTGGCCGGCAAGCCTAGCGCCATCATCTGCCATACCGTCAAGGGCAAGGGTCTTCCGGCTGCGGAATCCAATGCCGATTGGCATCACAAGAACAAGCTGACCGACAGCGAGCTCGACGCCATTCGCGTCGCCGTCGGCGATTTTTGA
- a CDS encoding transketolase family protein gives MRNTAMNMVHKLAARDERVLYIGSDPGAGTLRAMSKEFPKRHLIEGISEAHIIGMSAGLAMEGFVPYVNTIATFLTRRCYEQVAVDLCLHNLPVRLIANGGGLVYAPLGPTHQAIEDIAIMRALPNMTVICPCDADEAARMMEQTLDWKGPIYIRLGKGGDAIVSKAEHGFEIGKAILMRPQGDVLMVTTGIMLQRALAAADLLAAQGIRAGILHMHTVKPLDTAALLQAIRGTRLLVTVEEHVPSGGLGSAVAEALIDKLGSGFPAMLRLSLPDRFMHNYGSQDSLLKKHGLSASAIATSIEHALAASHTSAPQLHST, from the coding sequence ATGCGCAACACCGCGATGAACATGGTCCACAAGCTCGCCGCGCGCGACGAGCGTGTGCTCTACATCGGCTCCGATCCCGGTGCCGGCACGCTGCGCGCGATGAGCAAGGAGTTTCCCAAGCGCCATCTGATCGAGGGCATTTCGGAAGCGCATATCATCGGCATGTCGGCAGGTCTCGCGATGGAGGGCTTCGTGCCCTACGTCAACACCATCGCGACCTTCCTCACCCGCCGCTGCTACGAGCAGGTGGCTGTCGATCTCTGCCTGCACAATCTGCCGGTGCGGCTGATCGCCAATGGCGGCGGCCTCGTCTACGCGCCGCTCGGTCCCACCCACCAGGCGATCGAGGACATCGCCATCATGCGGGCGCTGCCGAACATGACGGTGATCTGCCCGTGCGATGCCGATGAAGCCGCGCGCATGATGGAGCAGACGCTGGATTGGAAGGGTCCGATCTACATCCGGCTCGGCAAGGGCGGCGATGCCATCGTCTCCAAGGCCGAGCACGGTTTTGAGATCGGCAAGGCCATCCTGATGCGCCCGCAGGGCGACGTGCTCATGGTGACCACCGGCATCATGCTCCAGCGCGCCCTCGCTGCGGCCGACCTGCTGGCCGCGCAAGGCATTCGCGCCGGCATCCTGCACATGCATACCGTGAAACCGCTCGACACCGCAGCGCTGCTGCAGGCGATCCGCGGCACCAGGCTCTTGGTCACGGTGGAGGAGCACGTTCCCTCCGGCGGCCTCGGCAGCGCGGTCGCGGAGGCGCTGATCGACAAGCTCGGCTCCGGTTTCCCTGCGATGCTGCGGCTGTCGCTGCCGGACCGCTTCATGCACAATTACGGTTCGCAGGACTCGCTGCTGAAGAAGCACGGGCTCTCCGCCAGCGCCATCGCGACCTCGATCGAGCATGCGCTCGCGGCGTCGCACACTTCCGCTCCTCAACTTCATTCCACCTGA
- a CDS encoding DegT/DnrJ/EryC1/StrS aminotransferase family protein, whose product MYDVRYSYLLEQFADPAPILAEIGRLVATGDFTLGKPVAEFEKRFAELIGVRHAIGVGSGTDALKLPLKALGIGHGDEVITAANTFIATVGAIAETGATPVLVDCDDSFCMNVDQVEAAITGKTKAIMPVQLTGEVTDMGKLMPIAQRHNLPVVEDACQGILSEFAGKRSGTHGIAAGFSLHPLKNLNVWGDAGVVVTNDDGMNEKLRLIRNHGMKNRDEIAILGCNSRLDSLQAVVGNWLIGQTSEITRRRIENAAYYDAGLAGLPGLRIPPRRPNVKHVYHLYMVFAERRDELYKYCLDNGIEAKIHYPIPLYQQEGLKHLGCAPGTFPVTDRHAKEVISFPVDQHLTRAQQDRVIETVRKFCHGR is encoded by the coding sequence ATGTACGACGTTCGATATTCCTATCTGCTCGAGCAATTCGCCGATCCCGCACCGATCCTCGCCGAGATCGGCCGGCTGGTTGCGACCGGTGACTTCACCCTTGGCAAGCCCGTCGCCGAATTCGAGAAGCGCTTCGCTGAGCTGATCGGCGTCCGTCACGCCATCGGCGTCGGATCGGGCACCGACGCGCTCAAGCTGCCGCTCAAGGCGCTCGGCATCGGTCATGGCGACGAGGTCATCACCGCCGCCAACACCTTCATCGCCACCGTTGGCGCGATCGCGGAAACCGGCGCGACGCCCGTCCTGGTCGATTGCGACGATTCCTTCTGCATGAACGTGGACCAGGTCGAGGCTGCGATCACTGGCAAGACCAAGGCGATCATGCCGGTCCAGTTGACCGGCGAGGTCACCGACATGGGCAAGCTGATGCCGATCGCGCAGCGTCACAACCTGCCGGTGGTCGAGGACGCCTGCCAGGGCATCCTGTCGGAGTTTGCGGGGAAACGCTCCGGCACCCACGGCATCGCGGCCGGCTTCTCGCTGCATCCGCTCAAGAACCTCAACGTCTGGGGCGATGCCGGCGTCGTCGTCACCAATGACGACGGCATGAACGAGAAGCTGCGCCTGATCCGCAACCACGGCATGAAGAACCGCGACGAGATCGCGATCCTCGGCTGCAACTCGCGGCTCGATTCCTTGCAGGCCGTGGTCGGCAACTGGCTGATCGGCCAGACCAGCGAGATCACGCGCCGGAGAATCGAGAATGCGGCCTATTACGATGCGGGTCTCGCCGGCCTGCCCGGCCTGCGCATCCCGCCGCGCCGTCCCAACGTGAAGCACGTCTACCATCTCTACATGGTGTTCGCCGAACGCCGCGACGAGCTCTACAAGTACTGTCTGGATAACGGCATCGAGGCCAAGATCCACTATCCGATCCCGCTGTATCAGCAGGAAGGCCTGAAGCATCTCGGCTGCGCGCCGGGCACGTTCCCGGTCACCGACCGCCACGCCAAGGAAGTCATCAGCTTCCCGGTCGACCAGCACCTGACGCGTGCCCAGCAGGACCGCGTCATCGAGACCGTCAGGAAGTTCTGCCATGGACGCTGA
- a CDS encoding DegT/DnrJ/EryC1/StrS aminotransferase family protein translates to MDADTGRRRIGYVNLPAQFEEERAEIMQAVEGVFSRGDFIGGAAVGKLEEELSAYLGSPHVVTLNSGTDALILAMRALDIGPGDEVITPPNSFVASTAAIIAVGATPVFADVLPDQNIDPAAVEAAVTPRTKAIMPVHLTGRMADMAPLMAIAAKHALAVIEDSAQAVGSTYDGRMSGTLGTFGCFSAHPLKNLNAAGDAGFLVTADAELAARIRRLRNHGLINRSDVQEWGIVSRLDTLQAEVLRIRLRHLPSVIERRRRNAAQYRAELAGLPLFIPPCRNIEFNTFHTFVVQTERRNDFQKYLADKGIETAIHYPVPIHLQPAAAHLGHGRGAFPVTERQADQILTLPINQFLSAADISYICATAREYFA, encoded by the coding sequence ATGGACGCTGACACCGGCCGCCGGCGCATCGGTTACGTCAATCTTCCCGCGCAGTTCGAGGAAGAGCGCGCCGAGATCATGCAGGCGGTCGAGGGCGTGTTTTCCCGCGGCGACTTCATCGGCGGCGCCGCGGTTGGAAAGCTCGAGGAAGAATTGTCGGCCTATCTCGGCTCACCACATGTCGTAACGCTGAATTCCGGCACCGACGCGCTGATCCTCGCCATGCGGGCGCTCGACATCGGCCCCGGCGACGAAGTCATCACGCCGCCGAACTCGTTCGTGGCATCGACCGCCGCGATCATCGCGGTCGGCGCCACGCCGGTGTTTGCCGACGTGCTGCCGGACCAGAACATCGATCCGGCCGCGGTCGAGGCCGCCGTCACGCCGCGCACCAAGGCGATCATGCCGGTGCATCTGACCGGACGCATGGCCGACATGGCTCCGCTGATGGCAATCGCGGCCAAGCACGCGCTCGCCGTGATCGAGGACAGCGCCCAAGCGGTCGGCTCGACCTATGACGGGCGCATGAGCGGCACCCTCGGCACGTTCGGCTGCTTCTCCGCCCACCCCCTGAAGAATCTCAATGCCGCCGGCGATGCCGGCTTCCTCGTCACCGCCGATGCGGAGCTTGCCGCAAGAATCCGCCGGCTGCGCAATCACGGCCTGATCAACCGCAGCGACGTCCAGGAATGGGGGATCGTGTCGCGGCTCGACACGCTGCAGGCCGAGGTGCTGCGCATTCGCCTGCGTCATCTGCCCTCGGTGATCGAACGCCGGCGGCGCAACGCCGCGCAATACCGCGCCGAGCTCGCGGGGCTGCCCCTGTTCATTCCGCCCTGCCGGAACATCGAGTTCAACACCTTCCATACCTTCGTGGTGCAGACCGAGCGGCGCAACGACTTCCAGAAATATCTTGCCGACAAGGGCATCGAGACTGCGATTCACTATCCGGTCCCGATCCACCTGCAGCCGGCAGCGGCGCATCTGGGCCATGGCCGCGGCGCGTTCCCGGTGACGGAACGGCAGGCGGACCAAATCCTCACGCTTCCCATCAACCAGTTCCTGTCGGCCGCCGACATCAGCTATATTTGCGCGACCGCCCGGGAGTATTTTGCATGA
- a CDS encoding sporadic carbohydrate cluster 2OG-Fe(II) oxygenase: MTDTDFLHADEQALAQRFIDDGFVTTPADDRAGLDRIQRRAAELAADYLKLPHSNDPYAMLDTIHTRVSVDDLNGLRLHVFNGLNAEPWFRPTYFRLARSTIETIVGNELCMQRRVNLSIQLPGDSSSLLATHSDVWSGDSPFEVVVWVPLVDVHRTKSMYLLPPSLNGEMQDRMAALRSAEELYKTIKPHATFIEIPYGHVMLFNQTLMHGNRVNEEAGTRWSMNCRFKSIMSPYADKRFGEFFEPILLRPATRVGMQYKLPGGFHG; encoded by the coding sequence ATGACGGACACGGACTTCCTGCACGCCGACGAGCAGGCGCTGGCGCAACGCTTCATCGACGATGGCTTCGTCACCACCCCGGCCGACGATCGCGCCGGGCTCGACCGGATCCAGCGCCGCGCCGCCGAGCTCGCGGCCGACTACCTGAAGCTGCCGCACAGCAACGATCCCTACGCGATGCTGGACACGATCCACACGCGGGTGAGCGTGGATGATCTCAACGGATTGCGGCTGCACGTCTTCAACGGCCTCAACGCCGAGCCCTGGTTCCGCCCGACCTATTTCCGCCTGGCGCGCTCGACGATCGAGACCATCGTCGGCAACGAGCTCTGCATGCAGCGCCGCGTCAATCTCAGCATCCAGCTTCCCGGCGACAGCTCCTCGCTGCTCGCCACCCATTCCGACGTCTGGTCGGGCGACTCGCCGTTCGAGGTCGTGGTGTGGGTGCCGCTGGTCGACGTCCATCGCACCAAGTCGATGTACCTGCTGCCGCCGTCCCTGAACGGCGAGATGCAGGACCGCATGGCGGCCTTGCGCAGCGCCGAAGAGCTGTACAAGACCATCAAGCCGCACGCGACCTTCATCGAGATCCCCTACGGTCACGTGATGCTGTTCAACCAGACCCTGATGCACGGCAATCGCGTCAACGAGGAAGCCGGCACGCGCTGGAGCATGAACTGCCGCTTCAAGAGCATCATGTCGCCCTATGCGGACAAGCGCTTCGGCGAGTTCTTCGAGCCGATCCTGCTGCGCCCGGCAACCCGGGTCGGCATGCAGTACAAGTTGCCAGGAGGCTTCCATGGCTGA
- a CDS encoding LIC12192 family sporadic carbohydrate cluster protein — MAERAGHRGYIGARPLNGSRTPQHVQNIVIRDYARRKNLQYLLSAAEHTMPGSYMVLEDILDELPQLRGLILYSIFMLPPDEARRRQIYDRVLREGCDLHAAVEEITLASQKDIQAVEDILLVNKFATIL; from the coding sequence ATGGCTGAGCGAGCCGGCCACCGCGGCTACATCGGCGCCAGGCCGCTGAACGGCAGCCGCACCCCCCAGCACGTCCAGAACATCGTGATCCGCGACTATGCGCGGCGGAAGAACCTGCAATATCTCCTCAGCGCCGCCGAGCACACCATGCCCGGCAGCTACATGGTGCTGGAAGATATCCTGGACGAGCTGCCGCAGCTACGTGGGCTAATCCTCTACAGCATCTTCATGCTGCCGCCCGACGAGGCTCGGCGGCGGCAGATCTACGACCGCGTGCTGCGCGAGGGCTGCGACCTTCACGCGGCGGTCGAGGAGATCACGCTGGCGTCGCAGAAAGACATCCAGGCCGTCGAGGACATCCTGCTCGTCAACAAGTTCGCAACCATCCTGTGA
- a CDS encoding class I SAM-dependent methyltransferase — translation MTEINLLQPMHASTRRDYVQRVVEHDKAESATVARQWGRDYWDGDRRYGYGGYRYDGRWRPLAQTLIDRYGIKPGMSVLDVGCGKGYLLYEFAQLVPDLRIAGIDISEYGIANAKEEVRPHLNVGSAVALPYPDHSFDLVVSLGVLHNLPLEDVFRAVPEIERVGRGTSKYLMVESFRNEREKANLLYWQLTCLSFHGPQTWAWIYDKCGYRGDHGFIFFE, via the coding sequence ATGACCGAGATCAACCTGCTCCAGCCGATGCACGCATCGACGAGGCGGGACTACGTCCAGCGCGTGGTCGAGCACGACAAGGCGGAATCCGCCACCGTCGCCCGGCAATGGGGACGCGACTATTGGGACGGCGACCGGCGCTACGGCTACGGCGGCTATCGCTATGATGGACGGTGGCGCCCGCTGGCCCAGACCCTGATCGATCGCTACGGCATCAAGCCGGGCATGAGCGTGCTCGATGTCGGCTGCGGCAAGGGCTACCTGCTCTACGAGTTCGCCCAGCTCGTCCCCGACCTCAGGATTGCCGGCATCGACATCTCCGAGTACGGCATCGCCAACGCCAAGGAGGAGGTGCGGCCGCATTTGAACGTCGGCAGCGCCGTCGCCCTCCCCTACCCCGACCACAGCTTCGATCTCGTCGTCTCGCTCGGCGTGTTGCACAATCTTCCGCTCGAGGACGTGTTCCGCGCCGTACCTGAGATCGAGCGCGTCGGACGCGGCACCTCGAAATATCTGATGGTCGAATCCTTCCGCAACGAGCGGGAGAAGGCCAATCTGCTTTACTGGCAGCTCACCTGCCTGAGCTTCCACGGCCCGCAAACATGGGCCTGGATCTACGACAAATGCGGATACCGGGGCGACCATGGGTTCATCTTCTTCGAATGA
- a CDS encoding WbuC family cupin fold metalloprotein, translating into MGSSSSNETGRRRPTSLRAQNPEVYYSNDAIVTADDATIAELKRIAAGNPRLRSRLCTHPDPASGLHEMLIVHHREAYVRPHKHLGKPESFHVIEGTAQVVIFEDDGRIREVLEMAPYGQGKRCYYRMPEKVFHSILITSEWLVFHETTAGPFDPSRTAFPDWAPDGGDAAEVQDYVTRTGALAAEHLARP; encoded by the coding sequence ATGGGTTCATCTTCTTCGAATGAAACAGGCCGGCGCCGGCCGACCTCATTGCGCGCACAGAATCCGGAAGTGTACTATTCCAACGACGCCATCGTCACCGCGGACGATGCCACGATCGCGGAGCTGAAGCGCATCGCCGCCGGCAACCCGCGCCTGCGCAGCCGGCTGTGCACGCATCCCGATCCCGCCTCGGGCCTGCACGAGATGCTGATCGTGCACCATCGCGAGGCGTATGTGCGGCCGCACAAGCACCTTGGCAAGCCTGAATCGTTCCACGTCATCGAGGGCACCGCGCAGGTCGTGATCTTCGAGGATGACGGCCGCATTCGCGAAGTGCTCGAGATGGCGCCCTACGGTCAGGGCAAACGCTGCTACTACCGCATGCCCGAAAAGGTCTTCCACTCGATCCTGATCACCTCGGAATGGCTGGTGTTTCACGAGACCACCGCCGGCCCTTTCGATCCTTCACGCACGGCATTTCCCGACTGGGCCCCGGATGGCGGCGACGCCGCCGAGGTCCAGGACTACGTCACACGGACTGGCGCGCTCGCTGCGGAGCATCTGGCGAGACCATAG
- a CDS encoding lysylphosphatidylglycerol synthase transmembrane domain-containing protein, with product MKLPAKALVTLVKFAVSIGILVLLLRGQDPSTLKADLLAVDLNVLALAVLLLFAQTFVLCHRWMLILRAMNVPLDWLPGWRILIVSTFFNQVLPAGGDAVRIWMLRRQGVQWSQTIGSIVADRFLGLLGLGFILLAGLPFLLARVPDNSLLFAIAIILAVACLGAIALVTLDRWPPHVIAPVPARVVQFAMLIRAPLLATAGRAMLIGSAIAVHLITVATCYVLAIGLQAPLSALDAFVLVPLVILSSAIPISIGGWGVREGAMVAALSLAGIASDKALAISVLLGLGALIVGLFGGLVWLIAPERASFSPDQARTVTERADAAPV from the coding sequence ATGAAGCTGCCTGCAAAAGCACTGGTTACCCTGGTCAAGTTCGCGGTGTCGATCGGGATCCTGGTGTTGCTGTTGCGCGGTCAGGATCCGTCGACCCTGAAAGCCGATCTTCTCGCCGTCGATCTCAACGTGCTGGCGCTTGCGGTGCTGCTGCTGTTCGCCCAGACCTTCGTCCTCTGCCACCGCTGGATGCTGATCCTCCGTGCCATGAACGTACCGCTCGATTGGCTGCCCGGCTGGCGCATTCTCATCGTCAGCACCTTTTTCAATCAAGTATTACCCGCGGGCGGTGACGCCGTTCGGATCTGGATGCTGCGGCGGCAGGGCGTGCAATGGTCGCAAACGATCGGCAGCATCGTGGCTGACCGCTTTCTCGGCCTGTTGGGTCTTGGTTTCATCCTCCTGGCGGGATTGCCGTTCCTGCTGGCGCGCGTCCCCGACAATTCGCTCCTGTTCGCGATCGCGATCATTCTGGCGGTCGCATGCCTCGGCGCAATCGCCCTGGTCACGCTGGACCGGTGGCCGCCGCATGTGATCGCGCCCGTGCCGGCCAGGGTCGTGCAGTTCGCGATGCTGATCAGAGCTCCGTTGCTGGCGACCGCGGGGCGAGCGATGCTGATCGGATCTGCCATCGCCGTCCATCTCATCACCGTCGCGACCTGCTATGTCCTCGCGATCGGACTGCAGGCGCCGCTCTCCGCACTCGACGCCTTCGTCCTGGTCCCGCTCGTCATCCTGTCCTCTGCGATTCCCATCTCGATCGGGGGATGGGGCGTGCGCGAAGGCGCTATGGTCGCGGCGCTCAGTCTTGCCGGAATCGCATCCGACAAGGCACTCGCGATATCGGTCTTGCTGGGACTTGGCGCCCTGATCGTCGGGTTGTTCGGCGGGCTGGTATGGCTGATCGCGCCGGAGCGCGCCAGCTTCAGCCCCGACCAGGCGCGGACCGTCACCGAACGAGCCGATGCAGCGCCGGTCTAG
- a CDS encoding class I SAM-dependent methyltransferase — MTDHCRLCHSTDLRPVIDLGLMPIAHRLRHSRNEQEERYPFEVLACGECGLPQIVKPIDPDILYRQFNYNFSSWKPEPHQVDELDTIAKFSKHQSVFEIGCNDGLFMDKLRERGTKVMVGVEPNPVSGKIARERGIKVYADMLSPEMAHDAVAQSGKFDLVVSRQVLEHIVDFENFFACVKIALSDEGLLFIDVPDFDPGSTAGDLSVLWEEHVSYFTEPTLLALLARHGFEAVSVKKYNFSGGSLAIAARRATRDVTPPPAPAGVGEKFGRRAREYGARLRPILAKARASGAEIAIYGAGCRACTFTNAHELADLVDLSVDDQKERQGLFLPGTGIPIRSPDELAGKSDPLVCLLAVNQENEAKVSSRLRENAKRPLHIVSIFAPSDIWSELDRLEAALG; from the coding sequence GTGACCGACCATTGCCGCCTCTGCCATTCGACCGACCTGCGACCGGTCATCGACCTCGGTTTGATGCCGATTGCGCATCGGCTTCGGCATAGCCGAAACGAGCAGGAGGAACGCTATCCGTTCGAGGTGCTGGCGTGCGGCGAATGCGGCCTGCCGCAGATCGTCAAGCCGATCGATCCAGACATCCTGTATCGCCAGTTCAACTACAATTTCAGCAGCTGGAAGCCGGAGCCGCACCAGGTCGACGAGCTCGACACCATCGCGAAGTTCTCGAAGCATCAATCCGTGTTCGAGATCGGCTGCAACGACGGCCTGTTCATGGACAAGCTTCGCGAGCGCGGCACCAAGGTCATGGTCGGTGTCGAACCGAATCCGGTCTCAGGCAAGATCGCCCGCGAGCGCGGCATCAAGGTCTATGCCGACATGCTCAGTCCGGAGATGGCCCACGACGCGGTCGCTCAGTCCGGCAAGTTCGACCTCGTCGTCTCGCGCCAGGTGCTCGAGCACATCGTCGATTTCGAGAACTTCTTCGCTTGCGTGAAGATCGCGCTCAGCGACGAAGGGCTGCTGTTCATCGACGTGCCCGACTTTGATCCCGGTTCGACGGCGGGCGACCTCTCGGTCCTGTGGGAGGAGCACGTCAGCTACTTCACCGAGCCGACCCTGCTGGCGCTACTGGCTCGCCACGGCTTCGAGGCGGTCTCCGTGAAGAAGTACAATTTCAGCGGCGGCAGCCTCGCGATCGCCGCCCGTCGTGCAACCCGTGACGTGACGCCGCCGCCTGCGCCCGCTGGCGTCGGCGAGAAATTCGGTCGGCGCGCAAGGGAGTACGGCGCGCGCCTGCGGCCGATCCTCGCCAAGGCCCGCGCGAGCGGCGCCGAGATCGCCATCTACGGCGCGGGCTGCCGCGCCTGCACCTTCACCAACGCGCATGAACTGGCGGATCTCGTCGATCTGTCGGTCGACGACCAGAAGGAGCGCCAGGGGCTGTTCCTGCCCGGCACGGGCATACCGATCCGTTCACCGGACGAGCTCGCCGGCAAGTCGGATCCGCTCGTCTGCCTCCTCGCCGTGAACCAGGAGAACGAAGCCAAGGTCAGCAGCCGGCTGCGCGAGAACGCGAAGCGGCCGCTACACATCGTCTCGATCTTCGCGCCCTCCGACATCTGGAGCGAGCTCGACCGGCTCGAGGCGGCGTTGGGTTAG